A section of the Scleropages formosus chromosome 12, fSclFor1.1, whole genome shotgun sequence genome encodes:
- the LOC108928196 gene encoding insulin-like growth factor-binding protein 5 encodes MALALLALALGLPRALGSYVPCEPCDQKALSMCPPVPVGCQLVKEPGCGCCLTCALAEGHACGVYTSTCAHGLRCLPRGGEEKPLHALLHGRGVCTNEKGLKASHADQESQENEEGGVTEAAEDVYPAAKVPLLPNDHINRKKAQAMQNDRKRKQEKLRFVGPLDYSPPGADKHEAEFGPCRRKLDGIIQKMKDTSRVMALSLYLPNCDKKGFFKRKQCKPSRGRKRGICWCVDRYGVQIPGTDYSGGDVQCRDLENGGNGNE; translated from the exons ATGGCGCTCGCGCttctcgcgctcgcgctcggaCTGCCGCGCGCACTGGGCTCCTACGTGCCGTGCGAGCCGTGCGACCAGAAGGCGCTGTCCATGTGCCCACCCGTGCCCGTGGGCTGCCAGCTCGTGAAGGAGCCCGGCTGCGGCTGCTGCCTGACGTGCGCGCTCGCCGAGGGCCACGCGTGCGGTGTCTACACGAGCACGTGTGCGCACGGGCTGCGGTGCCTGCCGCGCGGCGGCGAAGAGAAGCCGCTGCACGCGCTGCTGCACGGACGGGGGGTGTGCACCAACGAGAAGGGGCTCAAGGCGTCGCACGCGG accAGGAGTCCCAGGAGAATGAGGAAGGGGGTGTGACCGAAGCGGCAGAGGACGTGTACCCCGCCGCCAAGGTGCCGCTCCTCCCCAACGACCACATCAACAGGAAGAAGGCGCAGGCCATGCAGAATGACCGTAAGCGGAAGCAGGAGAAGCTGCGGTTCGTGGGCCCGCTGGACTACTCCCCGCCCGGTGCAGATAAACACGAGGCCGAATTT GGGCCCTGCAGGAGGAAGCTGGATGGCATCATCCAGAAGATGAAGGACACTTCCAGGGTCATGGCTCTGTCCTTGTACCTCCCCAACTGTGACAAGAAGGGCTTCTTCAAGCGCAAGCAG TGCAAGCCGTCCCGTGGAAGGAAGCGGGGGATCTGCTGGTGTGTGGACAGATATGGGGTCCAAATCCCCGGCACAGACTACAGCGGGGGCGACGTGCAGTGCAGGGACCTGGAGAACGGCGGCAACGGCAACGAGTGA